The genomic DNA ACTCATGGAAGGAACATCGCCCTTTCCCGCAGCCTGATCCGGCAGGAAAGGCACATGGATAAATCCACCCTTAATTTTGGAATCTCCCGTATTTATCCTGTGAAGAATCCGGTACATGATATGGTTGCAAACAAAAGTGCCGGCTGAAAAGGACAGGGAAGCGGGAATCCCGGCTTCGATAGAAGCCCGAACCATTGCTTTAACCGGCAGGTTGGAAAAATAACCGTCGGGACCATCCTCGGTAATCGGCGAATCAACTGGTTGCCGTCCCCTGTTATCGGGGATTCTGCCGTCATCCAGATTTATCGCTACCCTCTCTACAGATAGTCCCGAACGTCCCCCGGCCTGCCCTACAGCCAGAACAATGTCGGGATTCTCTCTATCCCAGAGGGAATTCAAATTGTGGAATGATTCGCCGAAAGCTGTGGGAAGCTGTGTCTTGACCAGAATATGGCCTTTCAACGAATCGGGAAGCGACCGCACGACTTCCCAGGAGGGGTTGATTTCTTCCCCTCCGAATGGATCGAA from Spirochaeta isovalerica includes the following:
- the pcp gene encoding pyroglutamyl-peptidase I, producing MKVLLSGFDPFGGEEINPSWEVVRSLPDSLKGHILVKTQLPTAFGESFHNLNSLWDRENPDIVLAVGQAGGRSGLSVERVAINLDDGRIPDNRGRQPVDSPITEDGPDGYFSNLPVKAMVRASIEAGIPASLSFSAGTFVCNHIMYRILHRINTGDSKIKGGFIHVPFLPDQAAGKGDVPSMSFESMRTGLLAMVEAVIAGKPDLNVPMGRIC